A section of the Sphingomonas ginsenosidivorax genome encodes:
- a CDS encoding methyltransferase domain-containing protein, with amino-acid sequence MDIHESSPTIRGLSTLLRKDAPGYIATQFFPDTTPGALVDGVRCENLEAQTFASESFDLVVTQDVMEHVFDIEKAYKETFRTLRPGGYYIHTTPMYKDLTHTHARAKLHDDGTIEHLFDPEYHGNPINGDGALVTYHFGYDLVDLIASWTPFDVECYRANSRSHGIVAEFIEVLICRKPEGRDLRRLTAF; translated from the coding sequence ATGGACATTCACGAAAGTTCTCCAACTATTCGGGGCCTGTCGACTTTGCTGCGGAAGGACGCGCCAGGTTACATCGCGACGCAGTTTTTCCCTGATACTACGCCTGGTGCACTGGTAGACGGGGTGCGATGCGAGAATCTTGAAGCTCAAACCTTTGCCTCCGAAAGTTTCGACTTGGTCGTAACGCAGGACGTGATGGAACACGTTTTTGATATCGAGAAGGCCTATAAGGAAACGTTTCGAACGCTGCGACCGGGCGGTTATTATATTCATACTACACCAATGTATAAAGATCTGACGCATACACATGCTCGTGCAAAGCTGCATGATGATGGTACTATTGAACACTTATTTGATCCCGAATATCACGGTAACCCGATCAACGGCGATGGTGCCCTTGTTACATATCATTTTGGTTACGACCTGGTCGATTTGATCGCGTCGTGGACGCCGTTTGATGTGGAGTGTTACCGCGCCAATTCTCGTTCCCACGGCATTGTAGCGGAATTCATTGAAGTCCTGATATGTCGAAAGCCGGAGGGGCGAGATCTCCGTCGGCTTACGGCCTTCTAA